Proteins encoded by one window of Portunus trituberculatus isolate SZX2019 chromosome 27, ASM1759143v1, whole genome shotgun sequence:
- the LOC123509398 gene encoding complement C1q-like protein 4: MKCVALVLVILLVIEVCKARPQDGDEEECYGDDCVTPPETTVATTTTTTAAPRDDALVEHHHHVKRQAPLRPEPRNEVAFTVTKGVQTRGLPGLSFETVLTNVGGAWNHRTSHFQAPYTGGYFFTYHAVSAITEDFTLALMKNGRYQVTAYGGSQGYQHASNSAFLALNSGDRVHLELQEGHIYEHPRDEAYVSFTGFMLYRHFS; this comes from the exons ATGAAGTGTGTGGCCCTTGTGTTGGTTATCCTGCTGGTGATTGAGGTCTGCAAGGCGCGGCCTCAGGATGGCGATGAAGAAGAATGTTATGGGGATGACTGCGTAACACCACCTGAAACAACGgtagcaaccaccaccaccaccactgctgcccctCGTGACGATGCCTTGGTAGAACACCATCACCACGTCAAAAGACAGGCTCCGTTACGTCCTGAGCCAAG AAACGAGGTTGCCTTTACCGTAACGAAAGGCGTTCAGACTCGCGGGCTACCAGGGCTGAGCTTTGAG ACCGTGCTGACCAACGTCGGTGGCGCGTGGAATCATCGCACCTCTCACTTCCAGGCGCCGTACACTGGTGGCTACTTCTTCACCTACCACGCAGTGTCCGCAATTACTGAGGACTTCAC GCTGGCGCTGATGAAGAATGGCAGGTACCAGGTGACGGCATACGGCGGCAGCCAGGGTTACCAGCACGCCTCCAACTCTGCATTCCTGGCGCTGAACAGTGGAGACCGTGTGCACTTGGAGCTGCAGGAAGGGCATATCTACGAGCACCCCCGCGACGAGGCCTACGTCTCCTTCACGGGTTTCATGTTGTACAGACACTTCTCCTAA